The following proteins are co-located in the Blastocatellia bacterium genome:
- a CDS encoding TonB-dependent receptor: MKRLAVLIVIICMIGMTPVGQAAPKPRPLGTIAGKIMDEHGRGLSRAVVRLLSSMSAATTNRTIHADEQGNFYARSIVPGPYLLRAEAQGFVSQVKAVEVRPDVVLSLKFELQRSQTLLDQREDRHAYRWVVRGVPRPVLRWQQGEGSAVTMASAAVSNFERARLLRGMVQLVSGAPLGSPSLATPFAGVNLALAGQAAPNVELVFVGQVSSHTGVPSRMEVIASTFATDTHQVTARLGYARSGLIGNRLSPRQFQQASLALMDSWQVAGPVAVTYGVDVTGYFNGAPQWTVSPRLGVGYALNSTTRVRAEYYPVSSYEVSRQGEFNYEGGQVIFSDPWPLALVAAHGQAERAERFQCTIERQLDDASHLEGALFFDHYANRGVGLLAVPVEVAGGLQTQWRSLAQDGQARGARVVYQRQLTPYLTGMVGYSFGQGQRWTGEPLHEAHELFQNAPFQVISLRLDATVTRTRTRISSIYRLSHSDAAFAIDPFYGRLDVHEPNLSVVVTQEIPDLGLLPGRWQASVDARNLLDQQEGAASEGKTLLTQASRSIRGSLSVRF, encoded by the coding sequence ATGAAACGACTAGCCGTTTTGATTGTCATCATCTGCATGATTGGTATGACGCCCGTTGGACAGGCGGCTCCAAAGCCGCGTCCGTTGGGCACAATTGCCGGCAAGATTATGGATGAGCACGGGCGTGGTCTGAGTCGCGCGGTGGTTCGATTGCTGAGTTCAATGTCTGCCGCTACGACCAATCGCACCATTCACGCTGATGAGCAAGGAAATTTCTATGCACGCAGCATTGTGCCTGGCCCCTACTTGTTGCGTGCCGAAGCCCAAGGATTCGTGTCTCAGGTCAAGGCCGTCGAAGTTCGCCCTGATGTGGTGTTGAGTCTCAAATTCGAGTTGCAGCGGAGCCAGACATTGCTTGATCAACGTGAGGATCGCCATGCCTATCGCTGGGTGGTTCGCGGTGTGCCGCGTCCTGTGCTTCGCTGGCAGCAAGGTGAAGGTTCGGCTGTGACTATGGCAAGCGCGGCCGTCTCCAATTTTGAACGGGCACGGCTGCTGCGTGGCATGGTTCAACTGGTCAGCGGCGCGCCCCTGGGTTCGCCGAGCCTGGCCACGCCGTTTGCTGGAGTGAATCTGGCGTTGGCCGGGCAGGCTGCGCCCAATGTAGAGTTAGTGTTTGTCGGGCAGGTTTCGTCCCACACGGGCGTGCCCAGTCGTATGGAGGTGATTGCCTCCACGTTCGCCACTGATACGCACCAGGTGACGGCTCGGCTCGGATATGCTCGATCAGGCCTCATCGGCAACCGGCTTTCGCCGCGTCAGTTTCAACAGGCCTCGCTGGCGTTGATGGATTCGTGGCAGGTGGCTGGGCCTGTGGCCGTGACCTACGGCGTGGATGTCACGGGCTACTTCAATGGGGCGCCTCAATGGACGGTGTCGCCTCGGCTCGGTGTCGGCTATGCGCTTAATAGCACCACGCGAGTGCGAGCTGAGTATTATCCTGTTTCATCCTATGAAGTCAGCAGGCAGGGCGAGTTCAATTATGAAGGCGGTCAAGTCATTTTCTCTGATCCTTGGCCGCTGGCTTTGGTCGCCGCTCATGGTCAAGCCGAGCGTGCCGAACGGTTCCAGTGCACAATTGAGCGACAACTGGACGACGCTTCACACCTGGAAGGCGCGTTGTTCTTCGACCATTACGCCAATCGCGGCGTCGGCCTGTTAGCCGTGCCTGTCGAAGTTGCCGGCGGACTACAGACGCAATGGCGCTCACTAGCGCAAGACGGTCAGGCACGCGGCGCGCGCGTGGTCTATCAACGTCAACTGACCCCGTATCTGACCGGCATGGTGGGATATTCGTTTGGGCAAGGCCAGCGTTGGACGGGCGAACCGCTCCATGAGGCTCACGAGTTGTTCCAGAATGCGCCGTTTCAGGTCATCTCACTACGGTTGGATGCAACAGTGACGCGGACACGGACGCGCATTTCCTCAATCTATCGTTTGAGCCATTCGGATGCAGCGTTTGCAATTGATCCATTTTATGGTCGGCTGGACGTGCATGAACCGAATCTGAGTGTGGTGGTCACTCAAGAGATTCCTGACCTGGGATTGTTGCCGGGTCGCTGGCAGGCCAGTGTGGATGCCCGTAATCTGCTGGATCAGCAAGAAGGCGCGGCAAGCGAAGGCAAGACGTTGCTAACGCAAGCGTCGCGCAGCATTCGTGGCAGTCTATCCGTGCGATTTTAA
- a CDS encoding DUF72 domain-containing protein: MTSLLPANLRVGTSSWSSTDWYGVFYPPELAPGEFITYYAQHFDTVEIDSTFYRQPSDSLVQNWARRVPAGFTFAAKVPQVITHEKYLQDCQDEITRFVTTMSGLGQKLGPMLLQFPYLAKKKVGQEYQTGDDFRERLGRFLAALPTSEFRFAVEVRNSHWLKPALLDVLREHRVALTLSCYYTMPALPELMKRMDVVTADFTYIRFLGHHQHMNTLVDRLMKEQGKEKHWNELLEDRSREMEWWIGAIRQLVQRDIDVFVYFNNHYAGYAPGSIELFKKLWLKAVD, from the coding sequence ATGACAAGCCTATTGCCTGCCAATCTGCGCGTCGGTACGTCAAGCTGGAGCAGCACCGATTGGTATGGCGTATTCTATCCGCCTGAGCTTGCGCCCGGTGAGTTCATCACGTACTACGCTCAACACTTCGACACCGTTGAGATTGATTCCACGTTCTATCGGCAGCCGAGCGACTCACTGGTACAGAACTGGGCGCGTCGTGTGCCCGCAGGATTCACATTTGCTGCCAAAGTGCCACAGGTGATTACTCACGAAAAATACCTGCAGGATTGTCAGGATGAGATCACCCGGTTCGTCACCACGATGTCGGGGCTAGGGCAGAAGTTAGGACCGATGCTGTTGCAGTTTCCTTACCTTGCCAAGAAGAAGGTTGGACAGGAATATCAAACCGGTGATGACTTTCGTGAGCGATTGGGTCGGTTTTTGGCGGCGCTGCCCACCTCAGAGTTTCGATTCGCCGTCGAGGTGCGCAACAGTCATTGGTTGAAGCCTGCGTTGCTTGATGTGTTGCGTGAACATCGAGTCGCGTTGACGCTCTCGTGTTACTACACGATGCCGGCGTTGCCTGAGTTGATGAAACGGATGGATGTGGTGACGGCTGATTTCACATACATCCGCTTCCTTGGCCATCATCAGCACATGAATACGTTGGTTGACAGGCTGATGAAAGAGCAGGGCAAAGAGAAACATTGGAATGAGCTGCTCGAGGATCGAAGCCGCGAGATGGAGTGGTGGATCGGCGCGATTCGTCAATTGGTTCAAAGGGATATTGACGTGTTTGTTTATTTCAATAATCACTACGCCGGCTATGCGCCCGGCTCGATTGAGTTGTTCAAGAAGCTCTGGCTGAAGGCCGTTGATTAA
- a CDS encoding enoyl-ACP reductase, with the protein MMNGKIGIVFGVANKRSIAWAIAQALGRAGARLVITYQNERFADKVSELAKELDQPLLLPCDVTEDAQLDHVFSTVEAQCGGLDFLVHSIAYAPREDLEGDFVDTSREGFRIAHDISVYSLIAMSRRAAPLMEKRGGGSIITMTYLGGERAVPNYNVMGVAKAALESTVQYLALYLGPKNIRVNAISAGPIKTLAASGVSGFSQMLNMVGHMTPLKRNIEPAEVGDTALFLCSDLSRGITGEVIHVDAGYHIVGVPDLALFKKSDE; encoded by the coding sequence ATGATGAACGGAAAAATAGGAATTGTCTTTGGCGTCGCCAACAAGCGCAGCATTGCTTGGGCAATTGCGCAAGCGCTCGGTCGCGCCGGCGCCCGTTTGGTGATCACATATCAAAACGAACGGTTCGCCGATAAAGTCAGTGAGTTGGCCAAAGAGCTTGACCAGCCGCTGCTGCTGCCATGCGATGTCACCGAGGATGCCCAACTGGATCACGTCTTCAGCACGGTTGAAGCCCAATGCGGCGGACTGGATTTCCTCGTCCACTCTATCGCCTATGCCCCCCGTGAGGACCTGGAAGGCGATTTCGTGGATACATCGCGAGAGGGCTTCCGCATCGCTCATGACATCAGTGTCTATTCGCTCATTGCGATGAGTCGGCGAGCGGCTCCGTTGATGGAGAAGCGCGGCGGCGGCAGCATCATCACAATGACCTATCTGGGCGGCGAGCGCGCTGTTCCCAACTACAACGTCATGGGCGTCGCCAAAGCCGCATTGGAATCCACGGTTCAGTATCTAGCCCTCTACTTAGGTCCGAAAAATATCCGCGTCAACGCCATCTCCGCTGGACCGATTAAGACGCTGGCAGCATCGGGCGTCTCTGGTTTTTCCCAGATGCTCAATATGGTCGGTCACATGACGCCGCTGAAGCGCAATATCGAGCCAGCCGAAGTCGGCGACACCGCCTTGTTCCTCTGTAGCGATTTATCGCGTGGCATCACAGGTGAAGTCATTCATGTGGACGCTGGCTATCACATCGTTGGCGTGCCCGACCTGGCGCTGTTCAAGAAAAGCGATGAGTGA
- a CDS encoding abhydrolase domain-containing 18 → MLKRLMTAWEHALMRRDTNRRVWPFEWGLEHLGLSAQQDAPEQVLQAFVDQAVASSDAFYQPPHQTDFIYRDGQLTFPSPIQSAYPENNVAYGQFFPAASTRRAVIVLPQWNAQSDSHVGLCRLLNYVGIAALRLTMPYHEHRRPAHLERADYMIGPNLGRTIQACRQAVQETRLAATWLQQQGYRALGLIGTSIGSCIAFLTFAHDERFQVGVFNHASSFFADVVWQGLTTQHVRQSLQQHISLEQLRRYWSLISPQTFVPRLQGTTRQSLMIWARYDLSFPPYLTHLFFDELRRWNVPFDTATLPCGHYTTGVTPFKYMDGFLIARYFRKHLR, encoded by the coding sequence ATGCTGAAGAGATTGATGACGGCATGGGAACACGCGCTCATGCGTCGGGATACGAATCGGCGTGTCTGGCCGTTTGAGTGGGGCCTTGAACATCTCGGACTGTCTGCTCAGCAGGACGCCCCAGAGCAGGTATTACAGGCCTTCGTGGATCAGGCGGTCGCTTCCAGCGATGCGTTTTATCAACCACCCCACCAGACCGATTTCATTTACCGTGACGGCCAATTGACTTTCCCCAGCCCAATTCAGTCAGCGTATCCGGAAAACAATGTGGCTTACGGCCAATTTTTCCCCGCTGCTTCCACAAGGCGAGCTGTGATCGTTTTGCCTCAATGGAACGCGCAATCTGATAGCCACGTTGGACTCTGCCGATTGCTCAACTATGTCGGCATTGCGGCGTTGCGATTGACGATGCCCTACCACGAGCATCGCCGACCTGCGCATCTGGAACGCGCCGATTATATGATTGGGCCGAATCTGGGTCGTACCATTCAAGCCTGTCGCCAGGCCGTGCAAGAAACGCGACTGGCCGCCACCTGGCTGCAACAACAGGGGTATCGCGCGCTCGGCTTGATAGGCACGAGTATCGGTTCGTGCATTGCGTTCTTGACGTTCGCTCACGATGAGCGGTTCCAGGTCGGCGTTTTTAATCACGCGTCTAGCTTTTTTGCCGATGTGGTCTGGCAGGGATTGACCACTCAACATGTTCGGCAAAGCCTTCAGCAACACATCAGCCTTGAGCAGTTGCGACGATATTGGTCGCTCATCAGTCCGCAGACATTTGTGCCTCGGCTTCAGGGAACAACACGTCAAAGCCTGATGATTTGGGCACGCTATGACCTTTCGTTTCCTCCGTACCTGACGCATCTGTTCTTTGACGAGCTGAGGCGATGGAATGTGCCATTTGATACAGCGACGCTTCCTTGCGGTCATTACACAACAGGCGTGACACCGTTCAAATACATGGACGGCTTCCTCATCGCCCGCTACTTCAGAAAA